A genome region from Deinococcus sp. KNUC1210 includes the following:
- the acpP gene encoding acyl carrier protein translates to METFEQVKEVIVDKLGVDAEKVVPEARFVEDLGADSLETVELIMGLEDKFGISIADEDAEQIRTVQAAVDYVASKQA, encoded by the coding sequence ATGGAAACATTTGAACAGGTAAAAGAAGTGATCGTGGACAAGCTGGGTGTCGATGCCGAGAAGGTGGTGCCCGAGGCCCGCTTCGTGGAAGACCTCGGCGCAGACAGCCTGGAGACGGTCGAACTCATCATGGGTCTGGAAGACAAGTTCGGCATCAGCATCGCTGACGAGGACGCCGAGCAGATCCGCACAGTGCAGGCAGCCGTCGATTACGTCGCCAGCAAGCAAGCCTGA
- a CDS encoding N-acetyltransferase has protein sequence MLEFRPMTDQTFQQFLAHTVPQYAAEKVRSGEWSAQEAQARGEGEFTMLLPQGVNTPQNILYDLYDSDSAQNVGVLWYALRQNGPQIVAFVYEIEIYPDHRRLGHATRAFELLEQDAAKHGAGSVQLHVFGHNHGARALYERLGFFPTNLILRKNL, from the coding sequence ATGCTCGAATTCAGGCCGATGACCGACCAGACCTTTCAGCAGTTTCTGGCCCATACCGTGCCGCAGTACGCGGCGGAAAAGGTCCGCAGCGGCGAGTGGTCTGCCCAGGAAGCACAGGCACGCGGCGAGGGCGAGTTCACGATGCTGCTGCCGCAGGGCGTGAACACACCGCAGAACATTCTGTACGATCTGTACGATTCGGACAGCGCTCAGAACGTGGGGGTGCTGTGGTACGCGCTTCGTCAGAACGGCCCCCAGATAGTGGCCTTCGTGTACGAGATCGAGATCTATCCTGACCACCGCCGTCTCGGCCACGCGACGCGGGCGTTCGAGCTGCTGGAGCAGGACGCCGCGAAACACGGAGCGGGCAGCGTGCAGCTCCACGTGTTCGGACACAATCACGGCGCACGGGCGCTGTACGAGCGGCTCGGCTTTTTCCCGACCAATCTGATCCTGCGGAAGAACCTCTGA
- a CDS encoding response regulator — protein MSALVLVVEDEPQIAAVLEAYLRQEGHRVEKAADGKAALSLYRSAKPDLLLLDLMLPGLSGMDVLKAVRADGQTPVILVTARAEETDQVLGLEFGADDYVVKPFRPREVMARVKAVLRRASGRNEGEQPQVYRVGDLEIDTGAVLVRLHGQMLPMTPAEFRLLSCMASAPGRAFTRAELLAAALPDSEALERVVDAHLASARRKLEAGGGTGLLQTVRGVGYRLAEGG, from the coding sequence ATGAGCGCCCTGGTATTGGTCGTAGAGGATGAGCCGCAGATCGCGGCAGTGCTGGAGGCCTACCTGCGCCAGGAAGGTCACCGCGTCGAGAAGGCCGCAGACGGCAAGGCCGCCCTGAGCCTGTACCGCAGCGCCAAACCCGACCTGCTGCTGCTCGATCTGATGCTGCCGGGCCTGAGCGGGATGGACGTGCTCAAGGCTGTCCGCGCCGACGGGCAGACCCCGGTGATTCTGGTCACGGCCCGCGCCGAGGAAACCGATCAGGTGCTGGGGCTGGAATTCGGGGCCGACGACTATGTGGTCAAACCCTTTCGGCCCCGCGAGGTGATGGCCCGCGTCAAGGCGGTGCTGCGCCGCGCCTCGGGCCGCAACGAGGGCGAACAGCCGCAGGTGTACCGCGTGGGCGATCTGGAAATCGATACCGGGGCGGTCTTGGTGCGTCTGCACGGGCAGATGTTGCCGATGACGCCCGCAGAATTCAGGCTGCTGTCGTGCATGGCGAGTGCGCCGGGGCGGGCGTTCACACGCGCCGAACTGCTGGCTGCCGCGCTGCCCGACAGCGAGGCGCTGGAACGCGTGGTGGACGCTCATCTGGCCTCGGCCCGGCGCAAGCTGGAGGCGGGCGGCGGCACCGGCCTGCTCCAGACGGTGCGCGGTGTGGGCTACCGTCTGGCCGAAGGCGGCTGA
- a CDS encoding polyphosphate kinase 1: MLAIKQTLYRTGDDKRLLGALRTAAENGKQVVALIELKARFDEQRNISWARQLERAGAHVVYGVSGLKVHGKVALVVRREGGRLRSYVHIGTGNYNAKTARLYTDLSLLSAREDLGDDVARLFNHLTGYSEAEYRSLLVAPDTARSGLVACLERMAESVKAGQHAWARIKINQLTDPAMIEALYAASSAGVKIDLMIRGVCCLRPGVPGLSENIRVHSLLGRYLEHARIYSFGHGDGRAPDQVQVYIGSADWMSRNLDRRVEVLAPVQDARHQQGLLDLVATEWADTRGSWELGPDGVYRKLQGDLSAQSSFMEARSRS, translated from the coding sequence GTGCTGGCGATCAAGCAGACGCTCTACCGGACCGGCGACGATAAACGCCTGCTGGGGGCACTCCGCACCGCCGCCGAGAACGGCAAACAGGTGGTGGCGCTGATCGAACTCAAGGCGCGTTTCGACGAGCAGCGCAACATTTCGTGGGCGCGGCAGCTGGAGCGGGCCGGGGCGCACGTGGTCTACGGCGTCAGCGGTCTGAAGGTACACGGCAAGGTGGCGCTGGTGGTGCGGCGCGAGGGCGGGCGGCTGCGCTCTTACGTCCACATCGGCACCGGGAACTACAACGCCAAGACCGCCCGGCTGTACACCGATCTGTCGCTGCTCTCGGCGCGGGAAGATCTGGGCGACGATGTGGCGCGGCTGTTCAACCACCTGACCGGCTATTCCGAGGCCGAATACCGCAGCCTGCTGGTGGCCCCCGATACCGCCCGCAGCGGTCTGGTGGCGTGTCTGGAACGCATGGCCGAATCCGTGAAGGCCGGGCAGCACGCCTGGGCGCGGATCAAGATCAACCAGCTCACCGACCCTGCCATGATCGAGGCGCTGTACGCGGCGTCGAGTGCGGGGGTCAAGATCGATCTGATGATCCGGGGCGTGTGCTGCCTGCGTCCGGGCGTGCCGGGACTCTCGGAGAACATCCGGGTTCACAGCCTGCTGGGGCGGTATCTGGAGCATGCCCGCATCTATTCCTTCGGGCATGGAGACGGTCGCGCACCCGATCAGGTGCAGGTGTACATCGGCAGCGCCGACTGGATGAGCCGCAACCTGGATCGCCGGGTCGAGGTGCTGGCCCCGGTGCAGGACGCCCGCCATCAGCAGGGGCTGCTCGATCTGGTGGCGACCGAGTGGGCCGACACACGCGGCAGCTGGGAACTGGGACCGGACGGCGTCTACCGCAAACTGCAGGGCGATCTGAGCGCTCAGAGCAGCTTCATGGAGGCGAGAAGCAGGAGTTAG
- a CDS encoding DUF427 domain-containing protein, which produces MKPVPVVPAPGQESVWDYPRPPRLERSPKHVQVWLGGVKIADTTDAYRVLETSHPPGYYLPPQAFLPGVLHTAPGSSVCEWKGRASYWSLSASGMTVPGAAWSYEHPTPAFAEIAGYVALYAGRVDRVTLDGEQVVPQPGDFYGGWITSEVVGPFKGIPGSWGW; this is translated from the coding sequence ATGAAACCCGTTCCCGTCGTTCCAGCGCCCGGTCAGGAGTCGGTGTGGGATTATCCGCGTCCACCCCGCCTGGAACGCAGCCCGAAGCACGTGCAGGTATGGCTGGGCGGCGTGAAGATCGCCGATACCACCGACGCCTACCGGGTGCTGGAAACCAGCCACCCACCGGGGTACTATCTGCCGCCGCAGGCATTTCTGCCGGGCGTCCTGCACACCGCGCCGGGCAGCAGCGTGTGTGAATGGAAGGGCCGGGCCAGCTACTGGAGCCTGTCGGCGAGCGGAATGACGGTGCCGGGTGCCGCCTGGAGCTACGAACATCCCACCCCCGCCTTCGCCGAGATTGCCGGATACGTGGCGCTGTACGCCGGGCGGGTAGACCGCGTGACCCTGGACGGCGAGCAGGTCGTGCCGCAGCCGGGCGACTTTTATGGCGGCTGGATCACTTCCGAGGTCGTGGGGCCGTTCAAGGGTATTCCGGGAAGCTGGGGCTGGTAA
- a CDS encoding cell wall metabolism sensor histidine kinase WalK: MQARLDAIEDGIYPLNTEQVGQLSAQTQLLTRLVADLRTLSLAEAGRLTLQPAQVGALRLARSVAQDIQAARASSVQGSSSGIEVEVLGQEATLRADPDRLRQVLVNLTENAFKHARSRVRVTVHPGVQNLSVHVDDDGPGIPEPEREHVFERFVRLETSRSRDSGGTGLGLAVVRALMQAHGGDVELGASPLGGTRATVRFPVEIRS, encoded by the coding sequence ATGCAGGCGCGGCTCGACGCCATCGAGGACGGAATCTATCCGCTGAACACCGAGCAGGTGGGGCAGCTGTCGGCCCAGACGCAGCTGCTGACGCGGCTGGTCGCCGACCTGAGGACGCTCTCGCTGGCAGAAGCGGGCCGCCTGACGCTGCAACCGGCCCAGGTGGGAGCGCTGCGGCTGGCAAGATCGGTGGCGCAGGATATCCAGGCAGCGCGGGCGAGCAGCGTTCAGGGCAGTTCGAGCGGCATCGAGGTCGAGGTGCTGGGCCAGGAAGCCACGCTCCGCGCCGATCCCGACCGGCTGAGGCAGGTGCTGGTGAACCTGACCGAAAACGCCTTCAAACACGCCCGCAGCCGGGTGCGCGTGACCGTTCATCCCGGAGTGCAGAACCTGAGCGTACATGTGGACGACGACGGGCCGGGCATCCCCGAACCCGAGCGCGAACATGTCTTCGAGCGCTTCGTGCGGCTGGAAACTTCGCGCTCACGCGACAGCGGCGGCACCGGACTGGGGCTGGCCGTGGTCCGCGCCCTGATGCAGGCCCACGGCGGCGATGTGGAACTGGGAGCCTCGCCGCTGGGGGGCACGCGGGCCACGGTGCGCTTTCCGGTAGAAATCAGGAGCTGA
- a CDS encoding GNAT family N-acetyltransferase, which yields MVFSVSEWPDCTRLAALHGAAFGYAADAEDAERWERVLKRSLCWVTAHVDGALVGFVNVAWDGGQHAFLLDTAVHPDFGRRGIGTRLVREAAQAAAARGAGWLHVDYEPPLEGFYRSCGFGDTRAGLLKLR from the coding sequence GTGGTCTTCAGCGTCAGCGAGTGGCCCGACTGTACACGGCTGGCCGCGCTGCACGGAGCCGCCTTCGGGTACGCTGCCGACGCCGAAGACGCCGAGCGCTGGGAACGCGTGCTGAAGCGCAGCCTGTGCTGGGTCACGGCGCACGTGGACGGGGCGCTCGTCGGCTTCGTGAACGTGGCCTGGGACGGCGGGCAGCATGCCTTTTTGCTCGATACCGCCGTTCATCCGGACTTCGGGCGGCGCGGCATCGGAACACGGCTGGTGCGGGAGGCTGCCCAGGCGGCGGCGGCTCGGGGCGCGGGCTGGCTGCACGTGGACTACGAGCCGCCGCTGGAAGGCTTCTACCGGAGCTGCGGCTTTGGCGATACGCGGGCGGGCCTGCTGAAACTGCGCTGA
- a CDS encoding DMT family transporter gives MNLTALFGLLSALTYGVGDFAAGMASRRDSPARVTALTHPLACLFFVLLALFRHEQTPQLADLAWGAGAGLLGLGAVLLFYRALVLGPMGLVSVVSAALSALIPVAVGAALGETLTPHNLLGVALTIGGIVLLSLAPSHGGRGGVLPALLAGLGFGLFFVMLAQTSPGSVFWPLAAARFASSAVMVPLTALREGLRPNRPWLLAAATPGDALGNLFYLLAAQAGRMGIAGLLTGLYPVFTTLLAALFLHERLRRLQWAGVALALAGVPLVTG, from the coding sequence GTGAATCTGACGGCTCTCTTCGGGCTGCTCTCGGCCCTGACGTATGGCGTGGGTGATTTCGCGGCGGGTATGGCCTCGCGCCGCGACTCGCCCGCCCGCGTCACGGCGCTCACGCATCCGCTGGCCTGCCTGTTTTTTGTGCTGCTGGCGCTGTTTCGCCACGAACAGACGCCGCAGCTGGCCGATCTGGCCTGGGGAGCCGGGGCCGGACTGCTGGGCCTGGGGGCAGTGCTGCTGTTTTACCGCGCCCTGGTGCTCGGCCCGATGGGACTGGTCTCGGTGGTGAGTGCGGCGCTCTCGGCGCTGATTCCGGTGGCGGTGGGCGCGGCACTGGGCGAGACGCTGACGCCTCACAACCTGCTGGGCGTGGCCCTGACCATCGGCGGAATCGTGCTGCTGTCGCTTGCGCCCTCGCACGGTGGGCGCGGCGGTGTGCTGCCTGCCCTGCTGGCGGGGCTGGGCTTCGGACTGTTTTTCGTGATGCTGGCCCAGACATCGCCCGGCTCGGTGTTCTGGCCGCTGGCGGCGGCACGCTTCGCCAGCAGCGCGGTCATGGTGCCGCTCACGGCGCTGCGCGAGGGGCTGCGGCCCAATCGTCCCTGGCTGCTGGCCGCTGCCACGCCCGGCGACGCGCTCGGAAATCTGTTCTATCTGCTGGCGGCGCAGGCCGGGCGCATGGGCATCGCGGGCCTGCTTACCGGGCTGTATCCGGTGTTCACCACGCTGCTGGCCGCGCTCTTTCTGCACGAGCGGCTGCGGCGGCTGCAGTGGGCGGGCGTGGCGCTGGCCCTGGCAGGCGTTCCGCTCGTCACGGGCTGA
- the bchE gene encoding magnesium-protoporphyrin IX monomethyl ester anaerobic oxidative cyclase, translating into MPLRILLLNPPHTAIGSRIPTEQLPPLGLLSIGGPLLDAGFTVELLDADLKALGLPDILHGVLRFAPDVLMIGHAGSTSAHPTVVKIARALKQSMPQLTIVYGGVYPTYHWQDILRDVAEIDVIVRGEGERTTTRAMQALAAGEALAQIEGLAFRQGGQVVGTSSAPMIQNLDDYRVGWELIDHDQYSYWGRMKAVVVQFSRGCPFQCSYCGQRGFWTQWRHRDPVKFAAEIARMYRQHGVELFNFADELPTGSRPAWKAFLEALIAENVPVTLVGSTRAGDIVRDADILHLYRKAGVIRFLLGIENYDQTTLQSIRKGSTTKDDREAIRLLRQHGILSMATYVLGFEEETEQDYRRSIRQLLMYDPDQIQMLYITPHRWTPFFNTVKDRRVILSDQTKWDYKHQVLATQHVPTWKTFVWFKAIELIVQLRPRMLWRMLSSRDPRFLHAMRWYYDVGRRVWFHEVWELFFRLDHRQDGPTVEEFWGPSLAQHEEALSRQRRVRSTPQGVSAD; encoded by the coding sequence ATGCCTCTACGAATTCTGCTGCTCAACCCGCCACATACGGCCATCGGCAGCCGGATTCCGACCGAGCAGCTACCGCCACTGGGTCTGCTGAGCATCGGTGGTCCTCTGCTGGATGCGGGATTCACGGTCGAACTGCTGGACGCCGACCTGAAGGCGCTGGGGCTGCCCGATATCCTCCACGGGGTGCTACGATTCGCGCCCGACGTGCTGATGATCGGGCACGCCGGATCGACCTCGGCCCATCCGACCGTGGTGAAGATCGCGCGGGCACTCAAACAGAGCATGCCGCAGCTGACCATCGTGTACGGCGGCGTCTATCCCACCTACCACTGGCAGGACATTCTGCGCGACGTTGCCGAGATCGATGTGATCGTGCGCGGCGAGGGCGAGCGCACCACCACCCGGGCGATGCAGGCACTGGCAGCGGGCGAGGCGTTGGCGCAGATCGAAGGACTCGCCTTCCGACAGGGCGGCCAGGTGGTCGGCACTTCGTCCGCGCCGATGATCCAGAATCTGGACGACTACAGAGTGGGCTGGGAACTCATCGACCACGACCAGTACAGCTACTGGGGCCGGATGAAGGCGGTGGTGGTGCAGTTCTCCCGTGGCTGCCCGTTCCAGTGCAGCTACTGTGGACAGCGCGGCTTCTGGACGCAGTGGCGGCACCGCGACCCGGTCAAATTTGCCGCCGAGATCGCCCGGATGTACCGTCAGCACGGAGTCGAGCTGTTCAATTTTGCAGACGAGCTGCCGACCGGCTCACGCCCGGCATGGAAAGCTTTTCTGGAAGCTCTGATTGCCGAAAACGTCCCTGTGACGCTGGTCGGCTCGACCCGTGCAGGCGACATCGTGCGCGACGCCGACATTCTGCATCTGTACCGCAAGGCAGGCGTCATCCGCTTTCTGCTGGGCATCGAGAATTACGATCAGACCACGCTCCAGAGCATTCGCAAGGGTTCGACCACCAAGGATGACCGCGAAGCCATCCGGCTGCTGCGGCAGCACGGCATTCTTTCGATGGCGACGTATGTCCTGGGATTCGAGGAAGAAACCGAACAGGATTACCGGCGCTCCATCCGGCAACTGCTGATGTACGATCCCGACCAGATCCAGATGCTCTACATCACGCCGCATCGCTGGACCCCGTTTTTCAACACCGTCAAAGATCGCCGGGTCATTCTGAGCGATCAGACCAAGTGGGACTACAAACATCAGGTGCTGGCAACCCAGCACGTTCCGACCTGGAAGACCTTCGTCTGGTTCAAGGCCATCGAACTGATCGTCCAGCTGCGCCCCCGAATGCTGTGGCGGATGCTCAGCAGCCGCGATCCACGGTTCCTGCACGCCATGCGCTGGTACTACGACGTTGGGCGGCGGGTGTGGTTCCACGAAGTCTGGGAGTTGTTTTTCCGCCTCGATCACAGGCAGGATGGCCCCACCGTCGAGGAATTCTGGGGGCCTTCGCTGGCGCAGCACGAGGAAGCTCTTTCACGTCAGCGCCGGGTTCGCAGCACTCCTCAGGGAGTCTCGGCAGACTGA
- the lptB gene encoding LPS export ABC transporter ATP-binding protein — translation MTAQPTVHSAASPLSTPSGSAPELVARGLSKTYGRRAVVRGVDLRVQRGEIVALFGPNGAGKTTTFYMMVGFIRPGSGQILLRGEDITRLPMHERARRGVGYLPQEPSAFRKMTARDNLLAILEFQKLTRAEQEQRADALLAEFSLSHLAGSFAYQLSGGERRRLELARALTTDPDFLLLDEPFTGVDPKSIREIQRLILELRERRGIGVFITDHNVRETIALTDRVYLMYDGEVKFQGTPQEFATDEDARRHYLGDDFEL, via the coding sequence GTGACCGCCCAGCCCACCGTCCACAGCGCCGCCTCTCCGCTCTCCACGCCGTCTGGCAGTGCGCCCGAACTGGTGGCGCGTGGACTTTCCAAGACCTACGGGCGGCGGGCCGTGGTGCGCGGCGTCGATCTGCGGGTGCAGCGCGGCGAGATCGTGGCGCTGTTCGGACCGAACGGAGCGGGCAAGACCACCACCTTTTATATGATGGTCGGCTTTATCCGTCCCGGCAGCGGTCAGATTCTGCTGCGCGGCGAGGACATCACCCGCCTGCCGATGCACGAGCGGGCGCGGCGCGGCGTGGGCTATCTGCCGCAGGAACCGAGCGCTTTTCGCAAGATGACCGCCCGAGATAACCTGCTGGCGATCCTGGAATTTCAGAAACTGACGCGGGCCGAGCAGGAACAGCGGGCCGATGCGCTGCTGGCTGAATTCAGCCTGTCGCACCTCGCGGGCAGCTTCGCCTATCAGCTCTCGGGCGGCGAGCGGCGGCGGCTGGAACTGGCCCGCGCCCTCACCACCGACCCCGACTTCCTGCTGCTCGATGAACCGTTTACCGGCGTCGATCCCAAGAGCATCCGCGAGATTCAGCGCCTGATTCTGGAACTGCGGGAGCGCCGTGGCATCGGGGTGTTTATCACCGACCACAACGTGCGCGAGACCATCGCCCTCACCGACCGGGTGTATCTGATGTACGACGGCGAGGTGAAATTTCAGGGCACGCCGCAGGAATTCGCCACCGACGAGGATGCGCGGCGGCACTATCTGGGCGACGATTTCGAGCTGTAA
- a CDS encoding HAMP domain-containing protein: MWRASSRTVLVSLLVGMLLVVGVTVGSMLFFSNLVVQRQIARLPPDLRDQFRDRSDAGTTSFSSTSHTDAGDGHSASKGTSPAVPVGGSQLQHSQAASMPNMATFAHPVLIGPVMPLNVLKLTTYPVRRANGFLRDVGESLRAASLVSAIFGLIVAVLLARRIARPISAVSEAAARVAAGDLSVRARLLPGDRETTELARSFNAMAHGLELLEQERRDTVASIAHELRTP, translated from the coding sequence GTGTGGCGTGCCAGTTCGCGCACGGTGCTGGTGTCGCTGCTGGTCGGCATGTTGCTGGTGGTAGGCGTCACGGTGGGCAGCATGTTGTTTTTCTCGAATCTGGTGGTGCAGCGTCAGATTGCCCGCCTGCCGCCCGATCTCCGGGACCAGTTCCGCGACCGCAGCGATGCTGGCACCACCAGCTTCAGCAGCACTTCCCATACCGACGCCGGTGACGGGCATTCGGCGTCCAAAGGCACCTCGCCCGCAGTGCCGGTGGGCGGCTCGCAGCTTCAGCACAGTCAGGCGGCGAGCATGCCGAATATGGCGACCTTCGCGCACCCCGTCCTGATCGGCCCGGTGATGCCGCTGAACGTGCTCAAGCTCACCACCTATCCGGTCCGCCGCGCCAACGGTTTTCTGCGCGACGTGGGCGAGAGCCTGCGGGCCGCTTCGCTGGTTTCGGCCATCTTCGGGCTGATCGTGGCGGTGCTGCTGGCCCGCCGGATCGCCCGGCCCATCAGCGCCGTGTCGGAAGCGGCGGCGCGGGTGGCTGCCGGAGATCTGAGCGTGCGGGCCAGGCTGCTGCCGGGCGACCGCGAAACCACCGAACTGGCCCGGAGTTTCAACGCGATGGCGCATGGACTGGAACTGCTGGAGCAGGAGCGCCGCGACACGGTGGCCTCGATTGCCCACGAGCTGCGAACCCCCTGA
- the serS gene encoding serine--tRNA ligase, whose translation MLDLKFIREHSGEVRRAAEVKGVNLDVTELLQLDRELLELKARVEVMQAERNQNAKLVPKATPAERALLIQKGKDLGESLKALEPELRAHEDALKQLLLQVPQIPHPSVPIGRDDSENVELRREGTPTEFGFAPKDHVALLELHGWADPERVARVSGSRSYLLKGEAARLELAIITFALDVLAERGFEMLSTTALVRPETFVASGHFPGGEDQVYKIEGMDLMLAGTAEVPINSLYAGEILPEDVLPLRYAGYSSAFRSEAGSAGRDVRGLIRVHEFKKVEQYALMQADEAAALDMFAAMLQNAETLLQLLELPYRVVQNCTGDMGAGKVLMYDIETWVPSEGLYRETHSCSYLGDWQARRTGLRYKGSDGKVHFMHTLNNTGIASPRILVPFLENHQMENGQIRVPAALRGYLGGREVLGKAQPV comes from the coding sequence ATGCTCGACCTGAAATTTATCCGGGAGCACAGCGGCGAGGTCCGGCGGGCCGCCGAGGTCAAGGGTGTGAACCTCGACGTGACCGAGTTGCTGCAACTCGACCGCGAACTGCTGGAACTGAAGGCCCGCGTGGAGGTGATGCAGGCCGAGCGCAACCAGAACGCCAAACTGGTTCCCAAAGCTACACCCGCCGAACGCGCGCTGCTCATCCAGAAGGGCAAGGACCTGGGCGAGAGCCTGAAGGCGCTGGAACCCGAACTGCGTGCCCACGAAGACGCGCTGAAGCAACTCCTGCTTCAGGTGCCGCAGATTCCGCATCCGAGCGTGCCAATCGGCCGTGACGACAGCGAGAACGTGGAGCTGCGCCGCGAGGGCACGCCCACCGAGTTCGGCTTTGCCCCGAAAGACCACGTGGCGCTGCTGGAGCTGCACGGCTGGGCCGACCCCGAGCGGGTGGCGCGGGTGTCGGGCAGCCGCTCGTATCTGCTGAAGGGTGAGGCGGCGCGGCTGGAACTGGCGATCATCACGTTCGCGCTCGATGTGCTGGCCGAGCGCGGCTTCGAGATGCTCTCGACCACCGCGCTGGTGCGTCCGGAAACCTTCGTTGCCAGCGGGCATTTTCCCGGCGGCGAGGATCAGGTCTACAAGATCGAGGGAATGGATCTGATGCTGGCGGGCACGGCAGAAGTGCCGATCAACAGCCTGTATGCCGGAGAAATTCTGCCGGAAGACGTGCTGCCCCTGCGCTACGCCGGATATTCCAGCGCCTTCCGCAGCGAGGCGGGCAGCGCCGGACGCGACGTGCGCGGCCTGATCCGCGTGCACGAGTTCAAGAAGGTCGAGCAGTACGCGCTGATGCAGGCCGATGAAGCGGCGGCGCTCGACATGTTCGCTGCCATGCTCCAGAACGCCGAGACGCTGCTGCAACTGCTGGAGCTGCCCTACCGCGTGGTGCAGAACTGTACCGGCGACATGGGAGCGGGCAAGGTGCTGATGTACGACATCGAGACCTGGGTGCCCAGCGAGGGGCTGTACCGCGAAACCCACTCGTGCAGCTATCTGGGCGACTGGCAGGCCCGCCGCACCGGACTGCGCTACAAGGGCAGCGACGGCAAAGTTCATTTCATGCACACGCTGAACAACACCGGGATTGCCTCGCCGCGCATTCTGGTGCCGTTCCTCGAGAATCATCAGATGGAAAACGGGCAGATTCGCGTGCCAGCGGCGCTGCGCGGGTACCTGGGCGGGCGTGAGGTGCTGGGCAAAGCACAGCCCGTGTGA
- the gatC gene encoding Asp-tRNA(Asn)/Glu-tRNA(Gln) amidotransferase subunit GatC: MIDAAEVQHLALLARLDLTAQEQGAMLADLNKMLGYFEKLQELDTAGVPEMQRPISLSNVLREDVPGPVFAQAQVLELAPESQDGFVRVPRTVEQ; the protein is encoded by the coding sequence ATGATAGATGCCGCCGAAGTTCAGCACCTGGCACTGCTGGCCCGCCTCGACCTGACCGCCCAGGAACAGGGGGCCATGCTCGCCGACCTCAACAAGATGCTCGGCTATTTCGAGAAATTGCAGGAACTCGACACTGCGGGAGTGCCCGAGATGCAGCGCCCCATTTCGCTGAGCAACGTGCTGCGCGAGGACGTACCCGGCCCGGTGTTCGCCCAGGCACAGGTGCTGGAACTCGCGCCCGAATCGCAGGACGGCTTCGTGCGGGTGCCCCGGACGGTGGAACAATGA
- a CDS encoding flavin reductase family protein encodes MSLPPHEFRETLGRFVSGVTVVTAAHDGERRGMTASAFVSVSLTPPLILVSVDRGATMHARLLEVERFGVNVLSTQQRELSRHFAGRPDAGLNVPWMDHEGLPLIGGAVAQLVCRKVEAHEAGDHTLFIGEVEYSRYTDDDPLVYFRGQYHELG; translated from the coding sequence ATGAGCCTTCCGCCCCATGAATTCCGTGAAACTCTGGGCCGCTTCGTCAGTGGCGTCACTGTGGTGACGGCTGCCCACGACGGCGAGCGCCGGGGCATGACCGCCAGCGCCTTCGTCTCGGTCAGCCTGACGCCGCCTCTGATTCTGGTCAGCGTCGACAGAGGAGCGACCATGCATGCTCGGCTGCTGGAGGTGGAGCGCTTCGGCGTGAACGTGCTGAGCACCCAGCAGCGTGAACTCAGCCGCCACTTCGCGGGCCGCCCGGATGCGGGCCTGAATGTGCCCTGGATGGATCATGAAGGGCTGCCCCTGATCGGCGGAGCAGTGGCGCAGCTGGTGTGCCGCAAGGTGGAAGCGCACGAAGCGGGCGACCACACGCTGTTTATCGGAGAGGTGGAATACAGCCGCTACACCGACGACGACCCACTGGTGTATTTCCGGGGCCAGTATCACGAACTGGGGTGA